The Atribacter laminatus genome contains the following window.
GGTAGGATTGACCCATTCTTTAAAAGATTGAGCAACCTTAACCGCTTCCTGACCGGTCGTCGCATCTAAAACCAGTAAAATTTCTTTCAATGGTATTGTATCAACTACCTCTTTGAGTTCAGCTAAAAGCTCTTCTTCAACATGAAGCCTCCCGGCAGTATCGATAAAGATGAGATCATAGCTTTTTTCCCGAGAATGAAGTATAGCACTTTGAATCATTTGTAATGGAGTCAAGGCTTTGGTATCGTCATAAAAATCAATCCCCGAATTGTGACACAGAATCGCTAACTGCTCTTTAGCAGCGGGACGGCGAGTATCAGTTGAAATCGCCAAAGGAAAAAGTCCTTGATTTTTTAAACGAACCGCCAATTTGCCAAGGGTGGTTGTTTTTCCCGATCCTTGGAGCCCAACCAACATAATCAGAACCGGCATCGCACCACCGGTTTCCAAGGAGCTGACATTACCGCCTAACACCTTACGAATTTCATCCCATAAAATCTTTATGACCATTTCCCCCGGTGTAACACTTTCTAATACTTCTTTTCCCACGGCTCGTTCTTTCACTTGAGCGATGAGGTCTTTAACCACCCGGTAATGGACATCGGATTCCAAGAGAACCATCCGTAATTCTTTTAATATTGCATCGACATCTTGTTCGTTCAGCTTTCCTTTGCTTCTTAACTTTTTAAATATTCCGGAAAATTTATTAATTAATTGTTCAAACATGCATTGACTCCATAACTGGATTTCTTTATTTAATTATGAAAGACAAATAAGATAATAATCGTCACTGCTTCGGCTGTCAAGGAACTTCTTCGTCATATACAATGGCTTTAACAAATTGATCGGGATCAAAAGGCTGAAGATCTTCGATTTTTTCACCAACTCCTAAATATTTAATCGACAACTCTAATTCTTTTTTTATACGGAAAACGATTCCTCCCTTGGCCTGACTATCCCATTTCGAAAGAATGACACCATTCAAGGGAATAGCTTTACCAATCGATTCGGCTTGAAGGAAGGCATTTTGTCCGGCCATGGCATCAATTACCAGTAAATTTTCAATATTTTCCGGAGAGAAATTCTTTTGGACAATTCTTCCCATTTTTTCCAATTCCGCCAAAAGATTCTTGTTGACATGCGATCGACCAGCCGTATCGATTATCACAAAACCTCGGTTCTTTTTTCGTGCTGCTTCGATCCCATCAAATATAATTGACCCCGGGTCGGCACCAGGAGAACCTTTAAAAAAGAAACATCCTGCTCTTTCGGCCCAGATCTCCAATTGATCGACTGCCGCAGCACGAAAAGTGTCAGCTGCGACCAAGGCAACTTCTTCGCCCAGCAGTGAATAGTATCGTGCTAATTTGCCAGCCAAGGTGGTTTTCCCTACACCATTAATCCCGGCCAATAAAATCGCTTTCATTGCTCCAGCTTGAGCAGATGAAAATAGGCTTGAATCATTTCCATCTAAAATGCTCGCTAATTTCCCATACAGCCAATCCTGCCAATTTCCATTTTCTGTTTTTTGTTTTTTTAATTCCTGAAATTCTTCGACCAACTCCATAGCTAAAATTGGCCCCAAATCCGCTTGTACCAACATCTCCTCCAAGGCTTCCCAATCTTCTTCTTGGAGTGAATCAGCTGACCATAAACGGGTAAATTGCTGTTTTACTCCTTCTTTAATTTTTTCAACACCTTTGAACCACTTATGAAAAATACCTTTCTTTTCTTCCATGTAATACCTCTCAATATTGGATAGATGGTAATTATTCGTAATGAGTTTTAAAATTTTACATCATAGTCGGTTAATTTTGAGATGATAAAAGTGATAAATTTTTGCCTGAAAGAGGAACAACTCGTGAGATACCCGGTTCATCCATAGTCACTCCTATGATCCGGTCAGATACTTCCATGATTTCTTCTTGATGGGTTACGATAATAATTTGGCACTCACGAGAAAATTCTTTCATAAGGTCCGCTAACCGGATACTGTTGAAATGATCCAGGGTCGCATCAACTTCATCAAAAAAACAAAAACGATAACCGCCGGATTTAAATAGGGCGAAAAATAGACAGAGAGCGGTAAGAGCCTTTTCTCCGCTGGATAAAAGTGACAACCTTTGTTTCTTCTTTCCGGGTATTTGAATAACGATTTCCAAATTTTGTTCTTCAATTTCGATCTTCGCCCGACCTCCATTAAATACCCGTTGAAAATTTTTCTGAAAGTGGAAATTGACCTCTATCAAAAATTCGCTAAACAATTCTTGGCACAAGAGCTCACATTCAAACCGATTCTTTTCAAATTGAACCATAGCATCCTGGAAAAAAGTTAATTTTTCGTTTAGGTAACTTTGCCGTTCTTCCAAATCACAAAGCTGCGATATAGAACCTCTGCGGATATCCCAGGTTTTTAAATGGCTCTCTTTTTCGGTAATTATCTGTTCTAAGTGATGAAGATCAGCATAAGAGGGTAAAAGGATGTCGTCGGTCTTCCATTCCTGGTATTCATCAAGTCGAGCGGTATACTCTTGAATTTCAAAATCCCATTTTTCTTTCTGTAAATACAATTTTTCCCTTTTACGAGAAAGCGAATCTTGCTGATTTTTCCACTTTTCTCTATAGAGTTCAATATCGGTACACTTTTCTCTGATTTCATCAACTTCCACCAAAGACGCTTTTTTTCTATTCAGTTCAAACTGATATTCTTCATTTAATTTCTTTACTTTAAAAATAATCTCCTTCCAGACATCCAGCGATTGCTTGCGGCTGGTTTCAATGTTTTGAAGAGAAGAAACCGATTTTTCAATGAGGGTTTCGATGGTAGCAAGCTCTCCCCGCAGTCTTTCTTCGGTTGATCGGAGCTTTTCTCTCTCAAATCGTTTGTTGTGTATTTCTCTTAGTTCATCTTCCAATTGGTTGACTTCGTTGTCTATATCCTCTTTTTCCCATCCTAACCGATCCAGTTGATCGCCAAGGACTTCTTTTTCGCTCAGAAAAGATTGCTTTTTCAGATTAATAAGTTCGATTTTTTCAATTTTCTTCTTTTTTTCCTGTTGCAAGTCATCATACCGAAGCCGCAAAATTTGCAATTCTCCTCTTATTTCGGTCAGCTCTTTTTCCAGTTGATTCTCTTTGGTAAGAAAAGCTGAAATATCTTTTTCTCCTTCTTGTATCCTCTTTTGAAGGGTAGATCCCTTTTTCTGCCAACTTCGATAAAATTGAACCCCACTCTGATTAGTAATGAGTTTTCGTGGAAATACCAACACTCCGTCTCTACGGTAAACAATATTTCCATCAGAGCTGATCATATTTACCTCTGGAACTTTCGTGTTTTCCAATGCAGCTATTATTTGCTTCTTGGTGAAAATATCCCAGCAATCCGATGGAGGCAAAACATCCAAATAGATAAAACCCTGCCCAGCCTTCGATGAAATGGCGTTCAAATTCAGATTCTCATCAGCTCTTAGAATAGCAGTATAATCCTTGAAAAGCCAATTGAATGCATAAACAACTTTCCCCGGCCAACCCTTTTGAATGAGACTTTTAGACCGGTCGGCTATATTCTGGTCGATTTTCCCCTCTGGCTCATATTCACGAAGACCATTTCGTATTTTACCCAACAAGGCTTTTTTTCTGTCTAACTTCTCTTTGAGCTGCTCTTTCTTTTTGAAAATTTTTCGGTTTTCTTCCTGAAGGGCTAACAGCTGTTTTTGTAAGCTCTCGATTTGTTGGAACAGCTTGGTTGATGACGAATCGAGAGAGCTCTTATCTCGATCGATCGATGCCAATTCTTCAGTAAGATATTCAATTGAGGTTACCAGCCGAGACCATTCCTGTTTGAGTTGGTTGATTTGCTCATTATTGGAGTCCTTGCGAATTCTAAACTCTGAAATCTTTTTCTCTAATTCTTTTTCTTTTCCTTCTAACTCATCCAAGGTCTCTAAATATAAGGGGTTATTTCGTAGATCTTCAACGTTCTTCCGAAGAAGAACTAATTTTGGCTGTAGTTCATTTAAGGCTTCTCGATTTAACAACTTGTTTTTTTCCCTATGTCGTGCTTCAGTGAGATGAAAATAAATCTGTTGCTCAAGGGAGCGTTGTTCTTCTCTTAAGCTCTCTATTCGTTCAAGGATTTGTGATTTAAATTTTTCCTTTTCTTGAAGCAAATCTTTTTGTTTATTGAACAAAAGATCAAGGTTGGTTCCTTCTTCCTCCAACCGTTTTAACTCTTTTTCAACTTCTTCTTTTTCAGTCTCTAATCCTTTTAACTTTTTTAATCGCTGTTGAATAAGAAGATTAAAATATTCTTTACGCAGAGCAATAAATAATTTTTCCTCAGAAAGGTATTTTTCTTCCTGCCGTGCATGTTCAGCAACTTTTTCAATCTGTAGATTAAGCTC
Protein-coding sequences here:
- the ffh gene encoding signal recognition particle protein produces the protein MFEQLINKFSGIFKKLRSKGKLNEQDVDAILKELRMVLLESDVHYRVVKDLIAQVKERAVGKEVLESVTPGEMVIKILWDEIRKVLGGNVSSLETGGAMPVLIMLVGLQGSGKTTTLGKLAVRLKNQGLFPLAISTDTRRPAAKEQLAILCHNSGIDFYDDTKALTPLQMIQSAILHSREKSYDLIFIDTAGRLHVEEELLAELKEVVDTIPLKEILLVLDATTGQEAVKVAQSFKEWVNPTGLILSKVDTDARGGAVLSIVAQTGWPVKFAGVGEKVDQLEVFHPDRMASRIMGMGDTLTLIEKIERSIDEEEKQKIGKKFGKKELDLNDFMEELKRVKEIGSFDEIVGMLPGNLRGGISQIDGEKNIKRVQAIIQSMTPAERTNPSLINSSRRRRVAQGSGTTIQDVNRLLKQFEDFRKLWKQMNRTGKNPFSKRKGWFGWNA
- the ftsY gene encoding signal recognition particle-docking protein FtsY gives rise to the protein MEEKKGIFHKWFKGVEKIKEGVKQQFTRLWSADSLQEEDWEALEEMLVQADLGPILAMELVEEFQELKKQKTENGNWQDWLYGKLASILDGNDSSLFSSAQAGAMKAILLAGINGVGKTTLAGKLARYYSLLGEEVALVAADTFRAAAVDQLEIWAERAGCFFFKGSPGADPGSIIFDGIEAARKKNRGFVIIDTAGRSHVNKNLLAELEKMGRIVQKNFSPENIENLLVIDAMAGQNAFLQAESIGKAIPLNGVILSKWDSQAKGGIVFRIKKELELSIKYLGVGEKIEDLQPFDPDQFVKAIVYDEEVP
- a CDS encoding AAA family ATPase → MFLTHLNVQGFKSFAHPITIEFHPGLNVIVGPNGSGKSNVIDALRWVLGDHFREMRVSQGKEVIFHGAAGAKPLGMAFIETQWSDSENSPYSIGRRIFASGESEYFLNQNRLRLKDLKEELRKIGFLVDSIGVAVVDNTKLQTLFEFRPSDKFSLFEMASGTYAVKEKLSSVKSSLIRIGEKVFRLKERENELNLQIEKVAEHARQEEKYLSEEKLFIALRKEYFNLLIQQRLKKLKGLETEKEEVEKELKRLEEEGTNLDLLFNKQKDLLQEKEKFKSQILERIESLREEQRSLEQQIYFHLTEARHREKNKLLNREALNELQPKLVLLRKNVEDLRNNPLYLETLDELEGKEKELEKKISEFRIRKDSNNEQINQLKQEWSRLVTSIEYLTEELASIDRDKSSLDSSSTKLFQQIESLQKQLLALQEENRKIFKKKEQLKEKLDRKKALLGKIRNGLREYEPEGKIDQNIADRSKSLIQKGWPGKVVYAFNWLFKDYTAILRADENLNLNAISSKAGQGFIYLDVLPPSDCWDIFTKKQIIAALENTKVPEVNMISSDGNIVYRRDGVLVFPRKLITNQSGVQFYRSWQKKGSTLQKRIQEGEKDISAFLTKENQLEKELTEIRGELQILRLRYDDLQQEKKKKIEKIELINLKKQSFLSEKEVLGDQLDRLGWEKEDIDNEVNQLEDELREIHNKRFEREKLRSTEERLRGELATIETLIEKSVSSLQNIETSRKQSLDVWKEIIFKVKKLNEEYQFELNRKKASLVEVDEIREKCTDIELYREKWKNQQDSLSRKREKLYLQKEKWDFEIQEYTARLDEYQEWKTDDILLPSYADLHHLEQIITEKESHLKTWDIRRGSISQLCDLEERQSYLNEKLTFFQDAMVQFEKNRFECELLCQELFSEFLIEVNFHFQKNFQRVFNGGRAKIEIEEQNLEIVIQIPGKKKQRLSLLSSGEKALTALCLFFALFKSGGYRFCFFDEVDATLDHFNSIRLADLMKEFSRECQIIIVTHQEEIMEVSDRIIGVTMDEPGISRVVPLSGKNLSLLSSQN